A window from Sphingobium sp. EM0848 encodes these proteins:
- a CDS encoding IclR family transcriptional regulator, whose amino-acid sequence MSDTASDMAEDRLSDISPWTVDKANSQWRSVKSAERTLALFELFSLHQQPMSIGEMAQRLNIPQPSVSMLVRNLVQLGYLEHDRTSRNYLPTIRIMLLGSWIHRQYRHQGDVETHLDDLMSQVQETVFLGIQNGIYSQYVSAQLPDVSQRLEVQSGLLRPITRTALGRVLLSLKSKEEVALIVRRSNAETQDEAERVDPREFEALLANVREKGYAETSGDMSKNYSAFAVAIKPTIGQIPMAIGVGGRTDRIMDKRDLVIAALFAAKAKLEPNISGDDGPD is encoded by the coding sequence ATGTCCGATACCGCATCCGATATGGCGGAAGACCGCCTGAGCGACATCAGTCCATGGACTGTGGACAAGGCGAATTCGCAATGGCGATCCGTGAAATCCGCGGAGCGCACGCTGGCGCTTTTCGAACTATTTTCGCTTCATCAGCAGCCCATGTCGATCGGCGAAATGGCGCAGCGGTTGAACATTCCGCAGCCCAGCGTGAGCATGCTGGTGCGCAATCTCGTCCAGCTGGGCTATCTGGAGCATGATCGCACGAGCCGTAATTATCTGCCCACCATCCGCATCATGCTACTGGGCAGCTGGATTCATCGGCAGTATCGCCACCAGGGCGATGTGGAGACGCATCTGGACGACCTGATGAGTCAGGTGCAGGAAACCGTGTTCTTGGGCATTCAGAACGGGATATATTCGCAATATGTGAGCGCCCAGCTACCGGACGTGTCGCAACGGCTGGAGGTCCAGTCCGGTCTGTTGCGTCCCATCACTCGCACTGCGCTCGGCCGCGTCCTGCTATCGCTCAAGTCCAAAGAAGAGGTCGCGCTGATCGTCCGGCGTTCCAATGCTGAAACTCAGGATGAGGCCGAGCGGGTCGATCCCAGGGAGTTCGAGGCGCTTCTGGCGAACGTCCGTGAGAAGGGCTATGCTGAGACGAGCGGCGACATGTCGAAGAATTACAGCGCCTTCGCGGTGGCGATCAAGCCAACCATCGGCCAGATTCCCATGGCGATCGGCGTCGGTGGGCGTACCGACCGCATCATGGACAAGCGGGATTTGGTGATTGCCGCGCTTTTCGCGGCGAAAGCGAAGCTGGAGCCCAATATATCTGGGGATGACGGCCCGGACTGA
- a CDS encoding CoA ester lyase, translating to MRPFRSVLYLPGNKERVLEKAASLPCDVLIIDLEDAVAPDAKDAARDLAIHAIRNIDYGDRLAMLRVNGPETPWHEADMAAAGHAPAILLPKVSDAGMLAAARARLGPGKPLWAMIETCQAILRMDSIAGAADETGLEGLVVGTNDLAKELRCQVDDNRTALQSALFTVVAAARAYGLVAVDGVCNRLKDEDFLAAECRQGAMLGFDGKSLIHPEQIDVANRIFSPAEADIVHARAVVEAFEDPANAGKGVLTVNGKMAELLHLEEARRIIAVKARIDALAA from the coding sequence ATGCGACCATTCCGCAGCGTCCTCTATCTGCCCGGCAACAAGGAAAGGGTTTTGGAAAAGGCCGCCAGCTTGCCCTGCGACGTCCTGATCATCGATCTGGAGGACGCCGTCGCGCCGGATGCGAAGGATGCTGCCCGCGACCTTGCGATCCACGCGATCAGGAATATCGACTATGGTGATCGTCTGGCGATGTTGCGCGTCAATGGGCCGGAAACGCCCTGGCATGAGGCGGACATGGCCGCCGCCGGGCATGCGCCGGCGATCCTGCTGCCCAAGGTTTCCGACGCGGGCATGCTCGCCGCCGCCCGCGCGCGCCTTGGGCCGGGCAAGCCGCTCTGGGCGATGATCGAGACCTGCCAAGCGATCCTGCGCATGGACTCCATCGCCGGCGCGGCGGACGAAACAGGGCTGGAGGGTCTGGTCGTGGGCACCAACGATCTGGCGAAGGAGTTGCGGTGCCAGGTCGATGACAATCGCACCGCATTGCAGAGCGCGCTCTTCACGGTGGTCGCCGCCGCCCGGGCCTATGGGCTGGTTGCGGTGGACGGGGTATGCAACCGGCTGAAGGATGAGGATTTTCTTGCGGCGGAATGCCGTCAGGGGGCCATGCTTGGCTTTGACGGGAAGAGCCTGATCCATCCCGAGCAGATTGATGTCGCGAACCGGATCTTCTCACCGGCGGAAGCGGACATCGTGCACGCCCGCGCCGTGGTCGAGGCCTTCGAGGACCCGGCGAATGCGGGCAAGGGCGTCCTGACCGTGAACGGCAAGATGGCCGAACTGCTTCATCTGGAGGAAGCCAGGAGGATCATCGCGGTGAAGGCGCGGATTGACGCACTGGCCGCTTGA
- a CDS encoding molybdopterin-dependent oxidoreductase: protein MSHDRHYRSCTICEAGCGLVIETASNGQVRSIKGDADDPVSQGFVCPKSQAMAGIGRDPDRLRQPLRRTQDGFEPIGWDEAFALAAEKLSAIRQEHGPDAIATYVGNPVAGNVGSVLYTGALTQAIGSRQIYTAASIDAYPRMLANALMFGDIGINPVPDIERCDFLLILGANPAVSNGSMLTLPGLPKKLAQMRERGGRIVVVDPRRTRTAEMADDHLAIQPSTDALLLLALVESLFSDGVADRPDLETRFSGIDQLRQVAARYPAEKVAAIIGVPADKIRSLARFLAAAPRAAVYGRVGTCCQPFGSIASWLIEAINALTGNLDREGGMLIPMPIVSTALFSSPYSKGQAPYGRFHTRVRKLPELGGRLPAAALAEEIATPGEGRVRALITLAGNPIRSFPDSRAIEAAVEKLDFLISIDMYLNETSRHADLILPPGDPLGEPNCTLMFGAFSPRSYARFSPALPAADPGLADWEILLRLGAALTGRDAECYDRHYVAGLVGWSMQRACMTDPPHEAIMQQLTGETGVEKLCDFFIRTGPFGDGFGQAAGLTLTDLRAADHGVDRGYAPSGRLMDLIRTPDGKVNLAPAPIMADLERLDQWIAAGKLGELEPAKGYFILSGRRDLRSMNSWLHNLPNLAKGPARSHLHVHPDDADLLGLADGDTVALDAGGRQVTVTVERNADVQRGHLNLPHGWGHHEAGTRMEVAHQRPGSNYNLLSDAALLDMPSGNAVFNGLRVRLSRTAQAPEWTTAH, encoded by the coding sequence ATGTCGCACGATCGCCACTATCGTTCCTGCACGATTTGCGAGGCCGGCTGCGGCCTGGTGATCGAGACCGCATCCAACGGGCAGGTGCGGTCGATCAAGGGTGACGCGGACGACCCTGTCAGCCAGGGCTTCGTGTGCCCGAAGTCGCAGGCGATGGCCGGCATCGGGCGCGATCCCGACCGGCTTCGTCAGCCGCTGCGGCGCACGCAGGACGGATTCGAACCGATAGGCTGGGACGAAGCCTTCGCGCTCGCCGCGGAAAAGCTGAGCGCGATCCGGCAGGAACACGGCCCCGACGCCATCGCCACCTATGTCGGCAATCCGGTGGCGGGCAATGTCGGGAGCGTCCTTTACACCGGCGCGCTCACCCAGGCGATCGGGTCCCGGCAGATCTACACGGCCGCATCCATCGACGCCTATCCGCGCATGCTCGCCAACGCCCTGATGTTCGGCGACATCGGGATCAATCCGGTGCCCGACATAGAACGGTGCGATTTCCTGCTGATCCTGGGCGCGAACCCAGCGGTCAGCAACGGCAGCATGCTGACCCTGCCGGGCCTGCCTAAAAAGCTTGCGCAGATGCGCGAAAGAGGCGGGCGGATCGTCGTTGTCGATCCACGCCGCACGCGCACGGCGGAAATGGCGGACGATCATCTCGCGATACAGCCATCGACCGACGCGCTGCTACTGCTGGCCCTGGTGGAGAGCCTGTTCAGCGATGGCGTGGCGGACCGCCCGGACCTGGAAACGCGCTTTTCCGGCATCGACCAGCTTCGACAGGTCGCCGCACGCTACCCGGCGGAAAAGGTCGCCGCCATCATTGGGGTCCCCGCGGACAAGATCCGATCGCTGGCTCGATTCCTCGCGGCGGCACCAAGGGCAGCCGTCTATGGGCGGGTAGGCACCTGTTGCCAGCCCTTCGGTTCCATCGCGTCATGGCTGATCGAAGCCATCAACGCGCTGACGGGCAATCTGGACCGCGAGGGAGGCATGCTGATCCCGATGCCTATCGTGTCCACCGCCCTCTTTTCCAGCCCCTATTCCAAGGGCCAGGCGCCCTATGGCCGCTTTCACACGCGCGTGCGCAAATTGCCCGAGCTGGGCGGCCGCCTGCCCGCCGCCGCACTGGCGGAAGAAATCGCGACGCCCGGCGAAGGCCGCGTGCGGGCGCTGATCACGCTGGCCGGAAACCCTATACGCTCCTTCCCCGACAGCCGGGCCATAGAGGCGGCGGTCGAAAAGCTCGATTTCCTGATCTCCATCGACATGTATCTCAATGAAACGAGCCGTCACGCCGACCTGATCCTTCCGCCGGGCGATCCTCTGGGCGAACCCAATTGCACGCTGATGTTCGGGGCTTTCTCTCCCCGCTCCTACGCCCGCTTTTCCCCGGCCCTGCCGGCTGCCGATCCCGGTCTGGCGGATTGGGAGATCCTTCTGCGTCTCGGCGCGGCGCTCACGGGACGGGATGCCGAGTGCTACGACCGGCACTATGTCGCCGGGCTGGTCGGGTGGAGCATGCAGCGCGCCTGCATGACAGACCCGCCGCACGAAGCCATCATGCAACAGCTGACCGGAGAAACAGGCGTCGAAAAGCTGTGCGATTTCTTCATTCGCACCGGGCCTTTCGGCGATGGCTTCGGTCAGGCCGCCGGCCTCACCCTGACTGACCTGCGCGCCGCGGACCATGGCGTGGATCGCGGATATGCGCCGTCGGGCAGGCTCATGGACCTCATCCGCACGCCGGATGGAAAGGTGAACCTCGCCCCCGCACCCATCATGGCCGACCTTGAGCGGCTCGACCAATGGATCGCGGCCGGAAAGCTCGGAGAGCTGGAACCAGCAAAGGGCTATTTCATCCTGTCCGGGCGCAGGGATCTGCGTTCCATGAACAGCTGGCTCCATAATCTGCCGAATCTGGCGAAAGGTCCGGCTCGCAGCCATCTCCACGTCCACCCTGACGATGCGGACCTGCTGGGTCTGGCGGATGGTGACACCGTGGCGCTGGACGCCGGGGGCCGTCAGGTGACCGTGACGGTCGAGCGCAACGCCGATGTGCAGCGCGGGCATCTCAACCTACCGCATGGCTGGGGCCATCACGAAGCGGGAACCCGCATGGAGGTGGCGCATCAGCGCCCCGGCAGCAACTATAATCTTCTGTCCGATGCAGCCCTGCTGGACATGCCGTCGGGCAACGCGGTGTTCAACGGGCTGCGGGTGCGTCTGTCCCGCACGGCGCAGGCGCCGGAATGGACCACAGCCCACTGA
- a CDS encoding SDR family NAD(P)-dependent oxidoreductase: MFDLAGKTAIVTGSSRGIGRAIAEAIVEHGGRVVISSRKEDACQAATAEIEARHGPGRAVSVPANVSSRDDLTRLVQRTREAFGRIDILVCNAASNPHYGPLTSISEEMFRKIFDNNVLSPLTLIGMVAPEMIERKAGSIILISSIGGLLSSTSIGAYNMSKAADLQMARNLAAEYGPSGVRVNAIAPGLIETDFASAIMNNEKALARFVDPVPLRRVGQPREIAGAALFLASDASSFVTGQTIVVDGGATIMGA, translated from the coding sequence ATGTTCGATCTGGCAGGGAAAACCGCCATTGTCACGGGTTCGTCGCGCGGCATCGGGCGCGCGATCGCAGAGGCCATTGTGGAACATGGCGGGCGCGTCGTCATTTCCAGCCGGAAAGAGGACGCCTGTCAGGCGGCGACGGCGGAAATCGAAGCGCGCCATGGTCCCGGGCGGGCGGTCTCCGTTCCCGCCAATGTGAGTTCCAGGGACGATCTGACTCGTCTGGTCCAGCGCACGCGCGAAGCCTTCGGCCGGATCGACATCCTGGTCTGCAACGCGGCCAGCAATCCGCATTACGGCCCACTCACGTCGATTTCGGAGGAGATGTTCCGAAAGATATTCGACAACAACGTCCTTTCGCCGCTGACCCTGATCGGCATGGTCGCACCGGAGATGATCGAGCGCAAGGCCGGGTCCATCATCTTGATCTCCTCCATCGGTGGACTGCTTTCCTCGACGTCGATCGGCGCCTACAACATGTCCAAGGCCGCCGACCTTCAGATGGCGCGCAATCTGGCGGCGGAATATGGCCCCTCCGGCGTGCGGGTGAACGCCATCGCGCCGGGCCTAATCGAGACGGACTTCGCCTCCGCGATCATGAACAATGAAAAGGCGCTGGCCCGCTTCGTCGATCCGGTGCCCCTGCGCCGCGTGGGGCAACCCCGCGAAATCGCGGGCGCAGCCCTTTTCCTTGCGTCCGACGCGTCCAGCTTCGTGACCGGGCAGACGATCGTCGTCGATGGCGGCGCGACGATCATGGGGGCGTGA
- a CDS encoding aldehyde dehydrogenase — MDRVWNNFIAGADAEPASGTYTDSFDPTIGAPFAKVADSTGEDVDRAVRSCSSAFAQWKAMRPLDRGRILTDIGRAIRDRRDEFGAIERAETGKPGWQLPFETEVAAQYFEFYGGLTNLFHGEVIGLGEGYHSYTLREPFGVVGVITPWNAPLNQAARGIAPALAAGNCVVSKPSEFTSGSTVLLARIAVECGMPAGVFNVVLGSGTEAGSALVSHPDIRKIAFTGSVRAGRAIAHIAADRIIPLTLELGGKSPNIVFEDADLSAAIPGAIRAFAGNAGQVCLAGSRLLVQRSIHAAFVEKLAAAVGQLKVGPDVDALMGPLTTKAQYDRVASFFDIARSEGLEPATGGSAVTREGWGGGWFLPPTVYGDVSNNSRLAREEIFGPVLVVIPFEDEDEAIAIANDTEYGLAAGIWTQSLSRAHRVSAAIQAGQIYVNEYMAGGVETPLGGYKNSGYGREKGIEALHHYTQLKCVTIKL, encoded by the coding sequence ATGGATCGCGTCTGGAACAATTTCATCGCTGGCGCCGATGCCGAGCCGGCCTCGGGCACCTATACGGACTCCTTCGATCCGACCATCGGCGCGCCCTTCGCCAAGGTGGCCGACAGCACAGGCGAGGATGTGGACCGGGCCGTTCGCTCATGTTCGTCCGCATTCGCGCAATGGAAGGCGATGCGGCCGCTCGACCGAGGCCGGATATTGACCGACATCGGCCGCGCCATCCGCGACCGCCGGGATGAATTCGGCGCGATCGAACGCGCCGAAACCGGCAAGCCGGGATGGCAGCTGCCTTTTGAAACCGAGGTCGCGGCGCAATATTTCGAATTTTACGGCGGCCTCACCAACCTGTTCCATGGCGAGGTCATCGGGTTGGGCGAGGGATATCACAGCTACACACTGCGCGAACCCTTTGGCGTGGTCGGGGTCATCACGCCTTGGAACGCGCCGCTGAACCAGGCCGCCCGCGGCATTGCCCCTGCCCTTGCAGCGGGCAACTGCGTCGTTTCGAAGCCGAGCGAATTCACGTCCGGTTCAACAGTGCTGCTGGCGCGGATCGCCGTCGAATGCGGCATGCCCGCCGGGGTCTTCAACGTAGTGCTGGGGTCAGGGACCGAAGCGGGCAGCGCGCTGGTCTCGCATCCCGACATCCGCAAAATCGCCTTTACCGGCAGCGTGCGCGCGGGCCGCGCCATCGCCCATATCGCGGCGGATCGCATCATCCCGCTGACCCTGGAACTGGGCGGCAAATCCCCCAACATCGTCTTTGAGGACGCCGATCTCTCCGCCGCCATTCCGGGCGCGATCCGCGCCTTTGCCGGCAATGCCGGGCAAGTCTGCCTGGCCGGCAGCCGCCTGCTCGTACAGCGGTCCATCCATGCCGCCTTCGTCGAAAAGCTGGCGGCGGCAGTGGGTCAACTCAAGGTCGGGCCGGACGTCGACGCGCTGATGGGTCCGTTGACGACGAAGGCGCAATATGACCGCGTCGCATCCTTCTTCGACATCGCCCGGAGCGAAGGGCTGGAACCCGCGACAGGCGGCAGCGCCGTCACCCGCGAAGGATGGGGCGGCGGCTGGTTCCTGCCGCCGACCGTCTATGGCGATGTCAGCAATAACAGCCGACTGGCGCGGGAGGAGATTTTCGGCCCCGTGCTCGTCGTGATCCCGTTCGAGGACGAGGATGAGGCCATCGCCATCGCCAACGATACCGAATATGGCCTGGCCGCCGGTATCTGGACCCAGTCTCTGTCCCGCGCCCACAGGGTTTCGGCGGCCATCCAGGCAGGTCAGATCTATGTGAACGAATATATGGCGGGCGGCGTCGAAACGCCGCTGGGGGGCTACAAGAACAGCGGCTACGGCCGGGAAAAAGGGATTGAGGCGCTGCATCATTATACGCAGCTCAAATGCGTCACGATCAAATTATGA
- a CDS encoding NAD(P)/FAD-dependent oxidoreductase, producing the protein MTILIMGGGVSGLLSALALADAGHRVTVIERDRSPEPGHPDRLFNDWRRLGVAQIRHTHAFRARFKQIVEQRHPALLDRMMAAGARELSFADNLSPTLRARVRERSGEDALRTIAMRRTTFEAVLRDHVATLPGVTVAYGSKASALLLDQRPGQPPRATGLTVDGQAIHADLIIDAGGRRSPIPGWLAQAGVGAHEDIAPCDLTYHSRFYNLAEDVTEPEPPQGRTGDLGYLKFGVIPADNRCFSITLALPEREKALRGLASTDVGFTDICRRLPGLAPFVDPAISRPLGRVAGMADLKSRWRSYMADGRPVVDNLLPVGDALVTSNPLYGRGLTFALIAACRLADAIGAYDSFGAAAHAYERGIERELRAYFDDMRRMDDAATRRAAALAGTELADPGPSPAHWRLSLIQRALPHSPRLMRGFLRNVHMLDGPDRWRSGPMALLAALCALVPKRHGDIMAGSTNPSRADIHAMLDLPH; encoded by the coding sequence TTGACCATATTGATCATGGGAGGGGGCGTGTCGGGCCTGCTCAGCGCGCTGGCGCTGGCGGATGCGGGGCATCGCGTCACCGTGATCGAACGCGACCGTTCGCCTGAGCCCGGCCATCCCGATCGTCTGTTCAACGACTGGCGGCGCCTGGGCGTCGCCCAGATCCGCCATACCCACGCCTTTCGGGCGCGCTTCAAGCAGATCGTCGAACAGCGTCACCCCGCCTTGCTGGATCGCATGATGGCCGCCGGTGCGCGCGAGCTGTCCTTTGCCGACAACCTCTCCCCTACCCTGCGCGCCAGGGTGCGCGAGAGAAGCGGTGAGGATGCGCTCCGCACCATCGCCATGCGCCGCACGACGTTCGAGGCGGTGCTGCGCGATCATGTCGCGACATTGCCGGGCGTGACCGTCGCCTACGGATCGAAGGCCAGCGCCCTGCTGCTGGACCAGCGGCCCGGACAGCCGCCCCGCGCCACGGGGCTGACGGTCGATGGGCAAGCGATCCATGCCGACCTCATCATCGATGCCGGCGGCAGACGTTCACCCATTCCCGGCTGGCTGGCGCAAGCGGGCGTCGGGGCCCACGAAGATATTGCGCCGTGCGACCTGACCTATCACAGCCGCTTCTACAACCTTGCGGAAGACGTGACCGAACCTGAACCACCGCAGGGACGCACCGGCGATCTTGGCTATCTCAAATTCGGCGTGATCCCGGCGGACAATCGCTGCTTTTCGATCACGCTCGCCCTGCCTGAACGGGAAAAGGCGCTGCGTGGGCTGGCATCGACCGATGTGGGCTTTACCGACATCTGCCGGCGCTTGCCCGGGCTGGCGCCGTTCGTCGATCCAGCCATCTCCCGGCCGCTGGGGCGCGTCGCTGGCATGGCTGATCTCAAGAGCCGATGGCGCAGCTACATGGCGGATGGGCGGCCGGTCGTGGACAATCTCCTGCCAGTGGGCGATGCGCTGGTGACGTCCAACCCTCTTTATGGCCGTGGCCTGACATTCGCACTCATCGCCGCCTGCCGCCTTGCGGACGCCATCGGCGCGTATGACAGCTTCGGCGCGGCGGCCCATGCCTATGAACGCGGCATCGAGCGGGAATTGAGAGCCTATTTCGACGACATGCGCCGCATGGACGACGCCGCGACCCGTCGGGCGGCGGCACTGGCGGGCACGGAATTGGCCGACCCTGGCCCCTCGCCCGCACATTGGCGGCTGTCACTGATACAGCGCGCGTTGCCTCATTCCCCCCGGCTGATGCGCGGATTCCTGCGCAATGTCCACATGCTGGACGGCCCGGATCGCTGGCGGTCAGGTCCGATGGCCCTGCTTGCCGCGCTCTGCGCGCTTGTCCCAAAACGGCATGGCGATATCATGGCCGGATCAACCAACCCATCGCGCGCCGACATTCACGCGATGCTCGACCTCCCCCACTGA
- a CDS encoding acyl-CoA dehydrogenase C-terminal domain-containing protein — translation MNYTAPVEDSLFVLDTVAALPAIAALPAFSHMETETLSAILSESGRFAAEVIAPLNANGDKQGCRRDADGNVRAPDGFREAYARYREAGWTALFPPEAYGGQALPHLAWLATEEFVLSANLSFGAYTGLTSGAVSAILAHGNEAQKALYLPPMVSGTWTGTMNLTEPQCGTDLNLIRTRARPVGDGTYSITGTKIFISAGEHDLSDNIVHLVLAKTEGAPDNVKGLSLFIVPKFLPDGPSTPGQRNALSCGAIEEKMGLHGNATCVMNYDGATGWLIGEETKGLNAMFVMMNDARLHVGIQGVAVAEAAYQAAVAYARERRQGRALTGAADPEQAADPLTVHPDVRRMLMECRSLVQGCRALCLWATAQSDLARHAPDADARQQATDLLSIATPVVKAFVTDRGHECAVTAQQVFGGHGYIRETGVEQLVRDARITMIYEGANGVQAMDLVGRKLWQDDGRGFATLMAQMRREIAETPEALSHLARPIGPVLDDLEAAIAWMMKNARKDPDAIGAAAYPFLELTGYAMLGWLWLKMAKAVPGQVEKGAHGEAFGQAKLTTADFYMRRLLPRASGLLAQIESGPAPLMTLAEAAF, via the coding sequence ATGAACTATACCGCTCCAGTAGAAGACAGCCTGTTCGTTCTCGACACGGTGGCGGCGCTGCCCGCAATCGCTGCGCTGCCCGCCTTTTCCCATATGGAGACCGAAACGCTTTCCGCGATCCTGTCGGAAAGCGGCCGCTTCGCGGCAGAGGTGATCGCGCCGCTCAACGCCAATGGCGACAAGCAAGGTTGCCGAAGGGACGCGGACGGTAATGTCCGCGCCCCCGATGGCTTCCGTGAAGCCTATGCCCGATATCGGGAGGCGGGATGGACGGCGCTGTTCCCGCCGGAAGCCTATGGCGGGCAGGCCTTGCCCCATCTTGCCTGGCTGGCGACGGAAGAATTCGTGCTTTCGGCCAATCTGAGCTTTGGCGCCTATACCGGACTGACCTCCGGCGCGGTCAGCGCGATCCTGGCGCATGGCAATGAAGCGCAGAAGGCGCTTTATCTGCCGCCCATGGTGTCCGGCACATGGACGGGCACGATGAACCTGACGGAACCGCAATGCGGCACCGACCTCAACCTCATCCGCACGCGGGCAAGGCCGGTGGGCGATGGAACCTACTCCATCACCGGCACCAAGATCTTCATCTCGGCCGGCGAACATGACCTGTCCGACAACATCGTCCATCTCGTGCTGGCGAAGACCGAGGGCGCGCCCGACAATGTGAAGGGACTGTCCCTCTTCATCGTGCCCAAATTCCTGCCTGACGGCCCAAGCACCCCCGGCCAGCGCAACGCCCTGTCATGCGGCGCGATCGAGGAAAAGATGGGTCTGCACGGCAATGCGACCTGCGTGATGAATTATGATGGCGCCACCGGCTGGCTGATCGGCGAGGAGACCAAGGGTCTCAACGCCATGTTCGTGATGATGAACGACGCCAGGCTGCATGTCGGCATTCAGGGCGTGGCGGTTGCGGAAGCCGCCTATCAGGCCGCTGTCGCCTATGCGCGCGAACGGCGGCAGGGCCGCGCGCTTACTGGCGCCGCCGATCCCGAGCAGGCGGCTGACCCCCTGACCGTCCATCCCGACGTGCGCCGCATGCTGATGGAATGCCGCTCGCTCGTGCAAGGATGCCGGGCGCTGTGCCTGTGGGCCACCGCCCAGTCCGATCTGGCACGCCATGCGCCCGACGCCGACGCGCGGCAGCAGGCAACCGACCTGCTAAGCATCGCCACGCCGGTCGTGAAGGCCTTTGTCACCGACCGCGGCCATGAATGCGCGGTCACGGCGCAGCAAGTGTTCGGCGGCCATGGTTATATCCGCGAAACCGGCGTGGAGCAGCTTGTCCGCGATGCGCGCATCACCATGATCTACGAAGGCGCTAATGGCGTTCAGGCCATGGATCTGGTCGGCCGGAAATTGTGGCAGGACGATGGGCGCGGCTTCGCCACGCTGATGGCGCAGATGCGCCGTGAGATCGCTGAAACGCCCGAGGCCCTGTCCCACCTCGCCCGGCCGATTGGTCCGGTTCTGGACGATCTGGAGGCCGCCATCGCCTGGATGATGAAGAATGCCAGGAAGGATCCCGACGCGATCGGCGCGGCGGCCTATCCCTTCCTGGAGCTTACGGGCTACGCCATGCTCGGCTGGCTCTGGCTCAAAATGGCGAAGGCCGTGCCCGGCCAGGTGGAAAAGGGCGCGCATGGCGAAGCCTTCGGCCAGGCGAAACTGACAACGGCGGACTTTTACATGCGTCGTCTGCTGCCCCGCGCCAGCGGGCTTCTTGCTCAGATAGAGAGCGGCCCCGCACCGCTCATGACGCTGGCGGAGGCGGCATTTTAG